In Heptranchias perlo isolate sHepPer1 chromosome 13, sHepPer1.hap1, whole genome shotgun sequence, the genomic stretch gaccagtgagcctgacatctgtagtgggtaagttgttagagggtattctgagggacagaatctacaggcatttggagaggcagggactaattaggaacagtcagcatggttttgtgagaggaaaatcatgtctcacgaatttgattgagttttttcaaggggtaaccaagaagatagatgagggctgtgcagtagacgtggtctacatggacttcagcaaagcatttgacaaggtaccgcatggtaggttgttacataaggttaaatctcatgggatccaaggtgaggtagccaattggatacaaaattggcttgacgacagaagacagagggtggttgtcgagggttgtttttcaaactggatgcctgtgtccagcggtgtgcctcagggatcggtgctgggtccgctgttatttgttatttatattaatgatttggatgagaatttaggaggcatggttagtaagtttgcagatgacaccaagattggtggcattgtggacagtgaagaaggttatctaggattgcaacgggatcttgataaattgggccagtgggccgatgaatggcagatggagtttaatttagataaatgtgaggtgatgcattttggtagatcgaatcgggccaggacctactccgttaatggtagggcgttggggagagttatagaacaaagagatctaggagtacagattcatagctccttgaaagtggagtcacaggtggatagggtggtgaagaaggcattcagcatgcttggtttcattggtcagaacattgaatgcaggagttgggatgtcttgttgaagttgtacagggcattggtgaggccacacttggagtactgtgtacagttctggtcaccctattatagaaaggatattattaaactagaaagagtgcagaaaagatttactaggatgctaccgggacttgatggtttgacttacagggagaggttagacagactgggactttattccctggagagtaggaggttaaggggtgatcttatagaagtctataaaataatgaggggcatagataaggtcgatagtcaaaatcttttcccaaaggtaggggagtctataacgagggggcacagatttaaggtgagaggggagagatacaaaaggatccagaggggcaattttttcactcaaagggtggtgagtgtctggaacgagctgccagaggcagtagtagaggcgggtacaattttgtcttttaaaaagcatttggacagttacatggggaagatgggtatcgagggatatgggccaagtgcaggcaattgggactagcttagtggtataaactgggcgacatggacatgttgggccgaagggcctgtttccatgttgtaacttctatgattctatgattctatgattctttatccAGAGATTGGTTTGAATGTGGAAATCGTaggagaagtagttgaggcgactagcataaatgcatttaaggggaagttaggtaaacacatgagtcaggaaggaatagaaagatatgctgattgggttagatgaaatatGGTGGGAATAGGCTCGtatggagaataaacaccggcatggacctgttaggccgaatgggctgtttctgtgctctgcATTCTAGGTGCGACACAACCCATTCTACGCGGTTGACGATAGGCGTTGAAGAATGATACACAATTGAATCTATTTGTTTTCAGTTCATAGAAAAATAAACGCTTGTTACATGGCCAGTGAATCCAAACTATGTTTAATAAGGAAGGATTATGCATATGAACGTAACAATTATACAGATCGAACTAAGAATTTCAGATGGAACATCGTACAGGTAAAAATACTAAAAATTTCAGATGGAACGGAGTAAACGTACAAATACAAAGAACTTCGGAGTTATTGTGAAGGCCCTTTGCCCATCATATGTTTCTTTGTGTTATTCTGCGGTTTCAGTAAAATAACATAACACTTAGGAACAAAAATACAGACAAGCAAACCAAAGCTTGATGCCCAGATAGCAAACACTTCTACAGCCACAGTGTACTTTCCAGGAGAGCTCACACAAGCTGGAATAAAAGTTATCCAAACGGCACAGAAGATCAGCATACTGAAAGTTATGTACTTCGCGTCGTTGAAATTATCTGGAAGTTTCCGCGCATGGAAAGCAAGCAGAAAACATACAGTGGACAGAAGAGCAATATAACTCGACACAAAATAAAAGGCTTTTAAAGACCCCACGTCACATTCCAAAATAATGATATCTCTGTAATAGGTCATGTTTTTCAGTGGATATGATACAGTTAGCCAGATAGtacaaattaaaccttgaataaaTGTGAGGATGAACACGCCTAACCGTTGCTGCGTAGGTCCAAACCAATTCATGACGCTGTTGTTGGGAAGCGTTGCTTTAAAGGCTATCACAACAAGAATGGTTTTCCCCAAAATACAGGAAATACAGAGGACAAATACAATACCGAACGCGGTACGGCGCAACATGCAAGACCATTTAGATGGTTCACCAATGAAAGTGAGTGAGCACAGGAAGCAAAGCATTAGTGCGAAAAGAAGAAGGAAGCTTAGCTCGGAATTGTTAGCCTTAACGACAGGAGTTCCTCGATAGTGGAAGAAAATTGCAGCTGTGGCCAGTGTAAAACACAGTCCCACTAATGCAAGTGTCACCAGCACAAATCCCAGAATCTCACCAAAGGAAAGAAATTCAATCTTCTTGCCAACACATCGATCTTTTTGTTGGTTGGACCAGTATTCCAAAGGACATTTCATACAATCTGTGGAATCTGAAAAAAATAGTTTCTGTTTTTAGCATGAAATACGCCTGTGACCAAAGAATTCTGGAATACTCGGTAAACTGTTATATATGTATGTTATATACCTGTGGCATTACTAATCTCACCATCGACGCATTCTGCACAGTCAAAACAAGATATCGGCTGCCCTTTTCTGCTTACTTTTCTTGTTCCAGGAGGACAGGGTTCTGTGCAAAGTGCACGTGGGATCTAAAGCAAAGGAAAACATACTTGTGTTatccatatatatataaaattataatTCAATGAAattgaaaaattattttcaactcaTCGATTCTAGAGGTTTAAGTAGGCATATATTTATGTGTTTCTGTCAAGGATTTGTGTCATAGGAATGCAAACATCAACTAACATTTGCTGATTACTAATTGTCCTCACGTTTTACGTAGATATTGTAAAATGCAAATACATTTAATTATATTCAAGAATTTGCTTCACTGCAATAGTGAAATATAATGTTTTCTAATGTGATATCGTTGGGCAGACTACGAACCATGTTTCTTTTTCTATTATAACTTCGATGTTGCTGTGAAAGGATGATACTTACACGTAATATATCAAACATTATTTTGAGTATTATATAGTATTGAACAATGGTTTTATACACTGAGCAATTGATAATCTAAATTTTCTTATTAAGGGTGAAGtatttggaaaagaaaaaagCACGTTGCTTTCTTCTAAATTATCAAGATTTGTGGCCTTTCAGCGACCTCCACTGCTGAAAGGCAATATGCCCAACAAAGAATGATCCAATTTCAAGATTCTTTTAAATAAAGATGAGTAATTGATGCGTGTGAGCATATCATGGAATCAGTAAAGTTCAGTGCTATTTTGCAGAAAATATTATTTAATATGTGGGGGAGCGGAAGCTTGAGAATAGAAATTTTAGGCAGACCTTTTCGAGCTAATAATGGTAATTATAGTCTGATACTTCTGAATGCTTCACTGAAAAACATTTTTGTATATGGTTCACTTGAACAAACTATTACTACCATTGATACAGTCATATCCACTGCAGCAACCATCCACCTACACGCAATGCGTGTTGGAAGACTTACGAATGTTGTTTGGAAGCATTATGAACCAAAAGGAGAGACAACTTAAGAAATTTGTGCATAGATTTCAGGGAGACTGAGTTGTTACGACCAAGGTGGGGAATGAAAAATGCACTCCGACAGATAATTGAAAGTCATATATTTAAATCGCACAGAAAAATCATGGTAAAACAACAATATTTACAAGATCGTCAAAAAGTTAAGGTAGGAAGAAAAAAGTAAAGTAAAGGGGAGATAAGAAAGGAAAGATGACCTGGTCTATGAAAGATAACCTGCTGCAGACCTATGCTGGACTGAACCTGGAGCATTTAAAAAGGAGGCGGTTCTCCCAGATACCACAACAAGTCTGCCAGCTGATTAAAGAGTCTAAGGCCTATGGCCTTCGCTCCCCCATATTGGTGACTTGAGGTGGGCTCGCGGGGGTGTGGGAGGAGTAGCTACGTCAGCCTTGGAGTAGACAGTTGTTGTGGTAGGCCAGGGGGGAGAAAGTGATGATCAGAAAGGCTCCACATTCCTAATTGTTCTTCATTTTGCGGGGTCTAAAGCTTACGGTTTTACCATGGTTTGCCAGTAAGAGTCGTAAGGAATACCTTGCTACTGACGTTGCTCCACACGATATCATCGATATTCAGGACAAGTTCTTGTCCTAAAGGTGCTGAACCATCATAATAACCAATGTTTGCAATTTCAACTGTACCCTTCAAATTCGTTTGCAAATTTATTAATTCGTATGTCGGGACTGGATCACCGTTTCCATCAAAATACACGATTTCTCCAGTCCGAGCTGTGAAATTTACTGAGTGTAGATAATGGAGCAGCTACAGGAGAACAACGCAAGGCAAGTAAGTCTTTCATTGTAAACATGGATTAGTTGCACATAGACAATATATACATGCAAATTAATTTATATTAACGTAAAAACGAAACGCTAAAAACGTAGGACAAGGCAGTGAGCACCCGAAGAGGAACAATTAACGTTTGGGGTTGACCATTCATTGCAATGCACATGTTTCAGATCATGGGTGATAGATAAAAATGACagaatcagctgtggctcagtgggaccAGTCtggcctctgagtgaggaaatccTGAgtccatgtcccactccagagacttgagcacaaaacctaggctgacacatcagtgcattACTAAGGGAGCGTTGCATTGTCGGGGGCGCCTTATTCCGGATGAGACCTTACACCGAGACATGTATTCGTGCTTTTAGCATTGGTGTGTTATAGGTTTTGTTTCTAAAGCTTATTAATGATATAATTGGTTGATACAGTTAGTCGTGAAAAAAGGTCACAGCTGAAAATGGAACAATCAACGCTTCAAACTCATGATGATGTCTGTCCACGTTATAGATGGGATCTGACTGGGAAGGATTGTGTTAATATAAAATGTAGGCGTTTTTCTACCTGCCAGGATTCAAAATTTGAAATATGAGCACATGTATTATTCATAAAGGGCCCATTGCCTTCTTCGCAGGAAAGCATATCGTCAAGTGCATGAGCGACAGCATAGACCGCTTTGTACACGTGATAGGAACTTCCGTCCATTATTGATGGAAGATAAGCATTTTCTATCCCATCCAATTGTTCGTTCCCCTTGCATTGCCGCATTTGAAAGGGAgaatttctttgctttttaatatcgcccgttttaaaaGAGCACGCGAATAGAGTTTCCCAAAATTCCTTCACCAAAATGTTGCCAGGAAACCTAGAAGGATGAACTTTAAGAAGATAATCTCTGAGGCTTGCGATCTCTGTCCTACGGGTTGCCGGACCGATTGTCCCAACGAGAAGACTTGCGCTTTCTTCGGGTGGGAGTAAATCTTCTGTAATCCAGCCTTCACTTCCAATCCACTGTACGCCGGTTACATTTTGATGCAAAATTTCCTGAAGTAAAACTCGCATATCTCCGGTATGAACAAAGGCCACCACGACATTTGTAGTCGCCTGTTTGATCACCTGCACTACTTTGCTTATTTTCTCCGCGGGATCGGTCCTGTAAAATGACTCAGAGTACGCAATGCAAACTCCAAATTTTTGGACGTGTTCGACAAATGCTTGCATTCCAAAATTACCGTAATCGGTGTTACTTCTAACTGTTCCAATCCAAGTCCAGCCGAACGTTTTCACGAGTTCCGCGAGAAGTTTGGACTGATAGTTGTCGCTTGGTATAGTTCTAAAAAACGTAGGGTATTTTTGCTTATCGCTGAGGCAGGCACAAGTAGAGAAGTAACTAACCCGCATAAAAAGCACGAATAGATGAAAATATGCGTTCACAATTTTTGAATTAGCTATACATAAGGAATATTGGTTATTACAAGCTTTTCGGGTGCGAATTATTTGATATCTGTACATAATTATAACATTAAAGCGGACAATATGCAATTGGAATTAATACAACAATTTTCAATCTGTTGCATATCAAAATAACAAATAACGGGATAAGATCAACTGGTCAGTATTGTAGTTACATCTTAATATGTCTGGGAAGATTTCAACCCCGAAATATCCAGTGAAATCATAAACATGTTCCAAAATAATCTATTTACGATTTTACTGTCGTTACACATAGCGACCAGAGGAAGTCTTCCCCTCTAACAAAATATTCAGAACTGGCACGGAATCCAACTTGGGACATTTTTGGTGCGTGAGGTTGAAATCTATTCGCGGCAATTCTCTAACAAACTGACCGAAGATACCTAAACACCGTCCAAATGAAAATGCAGTCAAATATTTGACACCTTACCATCGGAATTCCGAAGGAACCAATTGTCCTTGCAGTTACTATGGAGGACGTAGATATATCACAACCAATAATAGCAGCGACACTGGAGGAACCTCTACATTCTGGATAATCAATTAGTTCTTCTTCACCGTTGACCAAAGCGAGCGCTGCTTTTGACGCAATCGCCGAGGACGAGCAGTCATCGTGGATCTTATATCCCAGAGTGATATTCGGAAGTAGAGTTTTATTCTGATTTATTTCTTCAATAGCAAAAATCATGGTCTGCACCAAGCGAAAGTTTGCCAAGTGAAAACTGCCGGATATATATAAAAGCACATGATACATAATTCAATCACGTATTGCATAAAATTAATAAAAGACAACCATGTTGTAGGTAAACCGTATCCGAGAAAATAATTACTCAGGCAATAATGACCACTAGATGGATTTTTCGCCTTCTAATCAGAGATATGTTCGGAAAAATCATTCAAAGGAGGAATGATATTCTAGTGGCATTGCCATACATGGAGGCCTGTACTAATTATTTATaacttaatatatatatatagttattGTAATTGAAAGGTCATAATTACATTCATTGAAATTATAATTTGAATTATCTTGACTATTTGTCAATTAATGTTCACCAATGCTGCTGTTTAATTACCCAGATTAGGCAAGTATGTTAGACATGGGTGATGGGATTCAATCTTAACAAATGTGCTCACAACAAAAAAGAATGAGATTATTGCACAAGTAATGCTTCAAATATCTATGCACGTCTTCAGCACTCTACTTTTTCATACTCACGTAAATAAGGCAAAATAATAAACCTATAACTCAAGTACGATAGTAGTTCATCTGGGTCTATATATACTGTAGCTGAAACCATGTTAATCTCTTATGAGAAAAAAAAGCATTTTCTATCCCATTATCTAGCAACGTACACATTATGGGACATGTAAAACGGAAAGACGATAAGATTAACAAATCTAGTATATTAAGAAAGTGACACAATTATCAATGCAAAATAGTTAAGAACTCATTGGTATCTTTGCAGACATGCGTATTTGTTCTTAGCTCCAGTGTAATTCAATGATTTAGCAGTCTGCACAACACCTCGTCCTCTAAGGTGTTAAGAACACCATGTATTTCTACTCAGTTATACTGAAGACACAGTGATTCAGACTGTTACACGGTGTTTAGCACATACTTGGTTTCATAGGAACTGTACAAGAGTGACGGACATTTTTTAATGTATCTATGCCAATCATTGTTTAGATTATATTTACAGATAAACACATAACATTGCTTAACTAGTTCCAATAATATCAGCGCTGCCACACAAAGAATATTTGCATTCAACACCTATGTGATATATATTTAGCATACGCTCGATGCATTACATTTACTATTAGGTATTGCATTAGAAATTCGTGTTGAACACGACACGATTTTTTATATCGAGGACTGGCAATAGGAACGCTTAACAATAATTTAATATTCCTGTGAAGATCAATTCTACGTTTTACGTCGATGTACAATGTTAACTCTAATAACTGAAGGATGATCATTCTGTGGACATGATTCTCCGATTCAAATCATCTGAAAAAAATGATGTTGATAGGGCAAAAATAACACTATGTACACCTGCCAGATGACAATTAGCCACCGAATCTACAAAATTATATTTCGGACTGGCGATAGAATgatagttttttttttgccattttgtaCAGCAAATGAAGTGACAATTCTCCACGACAAGAGCGAGACTCACCTTTCGCATCCTGTTTCTGTCGGAGCAATGGTAAATGAATGAACGCCCTGAATCGCCTCTAAATGCACTGTAAATATTCCACCCAGGATAATATCTCCATCCTCCGATAAATTAGATAAATTATGCTTTGTTCGATGCTCACACAAGATACGATGTGCTTCCCGCGTAGGCACAGTAGCTAGCAACAGGAAAATCAGAAACCGAGACATTGCTTTATTTCAAGGGACATGTCACCAGGTTATCTCCGACTATGACAGGATGTACCTTTATGTGGGAGAAAATCTATTGATGCGGTTACGTCATAACTAATGGCTGGGCAATTTTACAGAGAATAGAATTCACATCTAATAACAATAGGCGAATGTTTAAATCCCAGCAGAGAATACACATTTTCCGATGAAACAACAAGCAATTCCGAAGAGAATGCAAAAATCTTGATgctgctaatattttttttattcgttcacgggatatgggcgtcgctggcaaggccggcatttactgcccatccctaattgccctcgagaaggtggtggtgagccgccttcttgaaccgctgcagtccgtgtggtgacggttctcccacagtgctgttaggaagggagttccaggattttgacccagcgacaatgaaggaacggcgatatatttccaagtcgggatggtgtgtgacttagaggggaacgtgcaggtggtgtagttcccatgcgcctgctgctcttgtccttctaggtggtacaggtcgcgggtttgggaggtgctgtcgaagaagccttggcgagttgctgcagtgcatcctgtggatggtacacactgcagccactgtgcgccggtggtgaagggagtgaatgtttagggtggtggatggggtgccaatcaagcgggctgctttatcttggatggtgtcgagcttcttgagtgttgttggagctgcactcatccaggcaagtggagagtattccatcacactcctgacttgtgccttgtagatggtggaaaggctttggggagtcaggaggtgagtcactcgccgcagaatacccagcctctgacctgctctcgtagccacagtatttatatggctggtccagttaagtttctggtcaatggtgacccccaggatgttgatggtgggggattcggcgatggtaatgccgttgaatgtcaaggggaggtggttagactctctcttgttggagatggtcattgcctggcacttatctggcgcgaatgttacttgccacttatgagcccaagcctggatgttgtccaggtcttgctgcatgcaggctcggactgcttcattatctgaggggttgcgaatggaactgaacactatgcagtcatcagcgaacatccccatttctgaccttatgatggagggaaggtcattgatgaagcagctgaagatggttgggcctaggacactaatATTCATCACTAGATATGATTTTCAGATATTTAGAGAATATCCTAGCACACATTTTATCTCTAGTAAATGAAACTAATTCAACGCTAATTTGTAAATGAAAATCAAAGTAAAGGAATGTATATCAGCAATTAAAAGATTGAAGATCATCTCAACAAAAATCTGCTACTGAGCAAAGCCGCATGTTGTTTGTTCAGACACTAAGGAAAACAGAGGCCAGGCATCTACCGCATCATCTTTCTAAATTTCCTTGACTGTAAATATATATGTATTCGTCGCATTTAGCTTTCTTGCATCTTAGCTAAGGTCTCTGCATAAAATGTACATGCCTGCTCAGATTCCCGTTCAACAAACAGTTTAATGCCTGACCATTCATGGATGTTCTTCTACTGCATTTCACATGCACAGATGGTAAAACATAAGCCTCTGGCTCGAGAAAGAGGGAAAGGATTCACTCCCATCTATTTACAGAACATTTTTGGCAGCAATGTTCAATTATATATTTCATACATTGCATTCCGCACTGCTATCAGCCAGTTAGAAGGCTTGGCAGTCTGCACATGATACCGAGTCTGCCCTGCTGTTATAGTACAGAACAGTGCTGGACAGGTGGTATCAAATTAGGGAAAGATAGTGAGGTTCTTCACCAAGGGGGAACCCGACTTCGACCATGAGCGTGATGAAACAGATTTGGAGTAGTCCTATGAAGGTGAGGAGAGATTTGGCAGGGCACAGGGCAACAGCAAAGGTATTCCAGAGTACTGTAACGATGACTAAAGATTTCGCAACTGATGATGAAGGAAAGGATGGGTGACCTACAGTGAGAATGGTATCAACGGAGAGTGCGAACTGGGATGGAGGTCTGGAGAATATGGTGGGATTTATCAACAAGAACAGGAATTTTTCAAAAATATATCTATGGTTCGTGGCAGTGGAAATAAGCTACGACAAAGATGGCAGGTGAGCAGAAGTTAGTACAGATAGGAAATGAGAACCATTGGAAtaacagtaggccattcaaccccaggagcctattccaccattcaattagatcatgactgatataGGAACAGCaagataaagcagcttaatgcgtggctggagaaattgtgcaggagggagggcttcacattcctggggcattgggaccagttctggggaggaGGGACCGGTACAATATGGAAGGGTTGCACCTGAACATAGCTGGGAACAACGTCCTCTCGGGGAGTTTCACTATGAtgtaggggagggtttaaactaattttgctgcggggggtggggggaagggaaccAGGTTGCAGCATTGGAGAGGAGAAACAATGTGCATAGAGGATTAGGAAGGACAAAATGTATTACAATAAAGAGTCAATCAGAaggaggagggatcagacaggggagaaATACAAAGCAGACTAAGGCGCCTAACAAGAAGCCTGATCAATAATGTTGGTGAGCGCAGGCACAAGTTACCACTTGAGGTTATGATATAGTAGCAACATCGGAGCCCTGGATTAAACAAGGGCAGGAATGGGAGCTTAACATTCTTGGCTACTATGTGCAATATTCAGGAGGAATCGGGAAGGAAAACAAGGAGGGGTGACAGTGTTGATCAAAGATACAGTTACAGCCTTAGTAAGGAATGATGTGCTTGAGGATTCAAAGATAGAATATGTTTGGCTAACGATAAGGAGCAGAATAGGAGTTGTTACGTTGCTGGGTGTATAATATAAAACACCAAATAgcaggaaggagatggaggaacaAATCTGCAAGCAAATTTCAGAAGATTTACAAACAATAGAATAGcgataacaggggacttcaattatcctaatataggctgtgggggggggggggggggtgtaaaaggaaggagggggaggaattccggaaatgtgtacaggagaaatttcttgatcagtatgtgtccagcccaacaaggaaggaagcggtgctggatccagttctatggaatgaagtggggcaagtggagcatgtttcagtggtggAACGTTTGGCAAACAGTGATCAAGATACCATTAggct encodes the following:
- the LOC137330976 gene encoding extracellular calcium-sensing receptor-like — encoded protein: MIFAIEEINQNKTLLPNITLGYKIHDDCSSSAIASKAALALVNGEEELIDYPECRGSSSVAAIIGCDISTSSIVTARTIGSFGIPMVSYFSTCACLSDKQKYPTFFRTIPSDNYQSKLLAELVKTFGWTWIGTVRSNTDYGNFGMQAFVEHVQKFGVCIAYSESFYRTDPAEKISKVVQVIKQATTNVVVAFVHTGDMRVLLQEILHQNVTGVQWIGSEGWITEDLLPPEESASLLVGTIGPATRRTEIASLRDYLLKVHPSRFPGNILVKEFWETLFACSFKTGDIKKQRNSPFQMRQCKGNEQLDGIENAYLPSIMDGSSYHVYKAVYAVAHALDDMLSCEEGNGPFMNNTCAHISNFESWQLLHYLHSVNFTARTGEIVYFDGNGDPVPTYELINLQTNLKGTVEIANIGYYDGSAPLGQELVLNIDDIVWSNVSSKIPRALCTEPCPPGTRKVSRKGQPISCFDCAECVDGEISNATDSTDCMKCPLEYWSNQQKDRCVGKKIEFLSFGEILGFVLVTLALVGLCFTLATAAIFFHYRGTPVVKANNSELSFLLLFALMLCFLCSLTFIGEPSKWSCMLRRTAFGIVFVLCISCILGKTILVVIAFKATLPNNSVMNWFGPTQQRLGVFILTFIQGLICTIWLTVSYPLKNMTYYRDIIILECDVGSLKAFYFVSSYIALLSTVCFLLAFHARKLPDNFNDAKYITFSMLIFCAVWITFIPACVSSPGKYTVAVEVFAIWASSFGLLVCIFVPKCYVILLKPQNNTKKHMMGKGPSQ